ATGAGTTCGTGTACTTTAATATAAAAATATTCTTTATTATTCACGTTTTTCACCTAAATAATATAATTTTTTTATAATAAAAATTACTCTTTAATCTTTCTATTAAAAATAGAAGATATTTTAAATAAAAATAGTATCATTAAATATAATACTTCTTTAACAATATCGCAAAACTTAAGAATCTATTTGCTATATAAAAACTAAAAATATAAGTTATGATTTTCATTAACAAATATATTTTAAAAAAAAATTCATATATTTTATTTGATTACTATTAGTTACTGAAAATATATATGCGCATCAACAGTAGTATGCGTGATTTAAATTACAATCCATTAATTAACATAATAACTATTCATCTCGAACATATTCATATACAATGCACACTATTTACACAAACTTAAAAAGATACCTAAATCTTCTTATAGATGAAGACTTAAAAAACGTAATATTCTTCAGAAATATATCACTGCAAAATACATAATTTATAATTCATATATTCAAATAATCTTTGTTACATATTATTTTTTTAAAGGATAATTCTAAAATATTTTTATATTGTTTCATATTAAATAACTGATTATTTAAATGCGTATTTCATCGAAACAACAATTAAAAGAAAACAATCGTAATAATATTAAATTCATATTACCTATCTAATAATATCTTTTATCATCTAAAAAATAAAAAAAATATTAAGTTATAATCATTAATTAAATATGAGATCCTATATAATGTTTTATACATCACAGTCACCAAAAAAAAATAAAAAATATATTTTTATTTTAATTTTATTGATATTAATCATAATTTTTACGTTTTTTATCATGAAAAAAACATCAATCATGTTGAATACATCATTACACCTGTTATCTGATCATAACATATGTACTCATCAAGGCAACGATATCATCGTGAACATATACAATAAAACAGGACAACTGCAATTTAAATTGACGGCACATTGCATTCAACATTTTTCAAATCAAAAAATTACTTGGTTCATGTATCCTAGCATCACATCTTTCAACAACAAAAATATTCCAACGTGGAAAATCATAGCAAACCAAGCCAAATTGAATTCTGAACAAACATTACACTTATACGGATATGTACATATCAATAATTTAATAAATAACACATGCTTTCAGTCCATTATTACAAATCAAGCAACAATTAACTTAATAACTCAAGACATTATTTCAAATGAAACAGTAATTATACATGGTCATTATTTTTATTCTGTAGGGATGAAAATGTATGCTAATTTACATACACAAACAGCAAAATTAATTGATAATGCACAAACCTGTTATGAAATCCAACATATACGATAAATATAAAATAATGATTACTTGTATCAATACATTTTTAATATTTGCTCACTCCTATGCTGTAGAAGATAAAAAATCACAAATACTTCAAATTTGTTCTGAATGTCAATCAATCAATATGTTAACTAATACAATAGTTTTTACAGGTCAAGTGACGTTGAAGTATAAAGATATTAATCTTTATGCAGATAAGATATTAATCTCTCATGTAGAAGATACACA
This sequence is a window from Blochmannia endosymbiont of Camponotus sp. C-003. Protein-coding genes within it:
- the lptC gene encoding LPS export ABC transporter periplasmic protein LptC; the encoded protein is MFYTSQSPKKNKKYIFILILLILIIIFTFFIMKKTSIMLNTSLHLLSDHNICTHQGNDIIVNIYNKTGQLQFKLTAHCIQHFSNQKITWFMYPSITSFNNKNIPTWKIIANQAKLNSEQTLHLYGYVHINNLINNTCFQSIITNQATINLITQDIISNETVIIHGHYFYSVGMKMYANLHTQTAKLIDNAQTCYEIQHIR